In Miscanthus floridulus cultivar M001 chromosome 19, ASM1932011v1, whole genome shotgun sequence, the DNA window CATAAATCTTCACAGTCTGTCAATATAGAAATTCACAGGTAAACTGAAATTATGAACTCAAAGAGAACGAACGAACTGGACTTAGTGGTAAGCAACACACAAATTGCAGCTCAGAGCCAGACCAAAACTTATGTGTCAAAGGGAACAGGAAGGCTGAACCTACTGGGAAGAAAGCACACAAATGAGAGCAGCACCTAAACATTTAATAACTTATATTGTATAGCCGATCATAGCCTCATAGGCCAGAAATCAGTAAGGCTCGCAATGTACCCAGTAGGCTATCCACGCAACAGCCACCAGGCTGATAAGTAGCAAACAACACCGCAGCGTATGAGCTGAAACAAGTCGGCAATCTATAGGCAGTGCTAGGCTAACAAATACAATATTACTGCAGGCCTAAGCTATGGGCACCAAATAGGAACACGTTGCGTATATCAGGAAAGAAAGCACAAGATCTCAAACAATGATAGGTAAATAGTGTAGCAAAACTAAACATGTCCATTTGATTTTGACTACCACTAAACGATTTTACCTTACATCCCATCAAATTGTGCATTCCCTAGGAATTTAATGTAAGCCCCCACCAGGATATGCAAAAGCACCATTTGGTATGAGTGTAAGTAGCAGTACATGATTGTTTACTTAAAAGATACAATCCCTATCAAGCTATCCCTTCCCGTCACTACATCTTGCTGTCTCCTCCCCTATAACCTTTCGTTTTTCGATAAATCCCCACTACCTGTCCTCAATCAACCACAAATACCCCATCAAATACTAGAAAAATCCATCAAaccaaaccctaattaacaaggACTAATAGAACACCACCCCATTTGCAAAAAAAGTTCACCAAAAATCTAAACCACCATTCAGAACAAAAATTCAAAAACTGAAGATGAACCACAACTGTAAAAGATTGAACACAATAGATCAGCAAATCTAAACCACCATTGAGACTAATAAAGGGAAGCCAAGTATATAGGAGAAAAAGTTGTTTATAAATATATAGAGACTAAATTAACATTTTTAGGAAAAAacaacacaataattttttattcTTCACTTTCCTACTTGCTAATAAATGTATACTAGCTCTCGAGAGGCTATGCATCATCTTGGAATCTCGTTTTGTAAGTAGAAAATCATACAGAGAGATAGACATGGCTATTCCAGGTTTCTAACTTACTGCTAGCAAGTAATAGATCGGATGCTCTTGAAAGCCAAGAGAGTTTATCAGAATAGTAGTGCAAACCCACTGGCTTCACATATATCACCTTATATCAATGCCACTCCTAGTCCTAGACTTGTGCAATCCCTTCACAACTGCGATATGAAATGTGTTCTAAGCACAATAATGTGACAACCTGACACCCCAACCACATAAAGAACAAATTTGACAATCCAACACATCCATTTCGAGATGAACAAAACAAATACCCCATCAAATACTAGAACAATCCATCAAaccaaaccctaattaataagGACTAACAGAACAAACCCTAGACGCATTCGAACCTCACCAAAAATCTCTCCAGTAAAATACAGCACAAACCCTAGACGCATTCGAACCTCACCCACACAAATCTCCATCCATGTGCATGCCCTCACCATATGGATCCACGAAATCTATGCCGCATTAAGAAATCGAatcgagtacacacatgagcAAAAGAGCAGCAAACAGGAAGGAGATGTAGAGGCAGACCTTGCGCGGATGGACCCGGACCCGTGCGGCGCCGACGAGCCAGACGACCGCCCGCGCGGCGTCCCTAGCTGCCCCTCAGCGGCGACACGGGCAGCTACCGCGGCTCCACCGCTGTGCTTTGcgcgaggaggtggaggaggaggcccctGGCTCTTGACGACGACAAAAGCTGCCCCGCGCATGCTGCTCCCCTGCCGCTGCAGCGCCAACACCACCGCAGTCGATGCTCCACGCGTGGTGAGAGGCTGCTAGGGAGCCGGAAGAGACAGAGGAGCGGCAGATCTAGGACTGGGTCACTGAAAGAGTGAGAGGGAAAGCTAGAGCAGAAATCGCCGGTCGACCGCCCAAGGAGAGCGGCGCGTCGCCTGGAAGAAGCCAAAACGAAATGGAAGAGGAGGCGACGGACGCCACAAAATCAAGCGCGACTCAAAAAAAATCAAACTGTAGCGCTGATATCCAGGGTCCCTAGGTCAGAGAAACAAAACAGACTAGCAGCGCGTGGGACATCGAACTACCAGCAGCGCGCGGGACGGATCCGACGGCCAGAAAATCCATATGCTAAAAAAACAACAAAcgcacatgttctatagcattcaTTTTGAGAAAAcccgaggccttgtttagatgccaaaaaatttggcaaaatgtaCTGTAgcggttttcgttgttatttggcaattagtgtccaatcataatctaattaggtttaaaagattcgtcttgtgaattttatctaaactgtgtaattagttttattttttatttatatttaatgcttcatgtatgcgtctaaaaattcgatgtgacaaaaaaatcttgaaaaatttgacaaAATTTTGGGGAGGCTTGAGCAGCAGTAGTCCCCGTCTTCCACATCGCGCTTCTCGCCCACCTACCTTTATTTATCAAGCAGCCAAATCGAGCGAGGCGACGGGGACGAGTAGTAGTTGAGGAGTTGGAGCAGTCCTGCTGGCCGTCTGAGGTCTTTCCCCGCCAGGCATCGCAGAGCTTCAGCTTTGGGTCTTTGACCTCGACAGAGATCGCCATGGACGCAGCGGCGGAGGTGGACCACCTCGCGGGCGAGAGGGCCGCCGCGCGCTTCGACGTCGAGGCGATGAAGGTTGCGTGGGCTGGCTCGCGACACgccgtcgaagtcggcgaccgcATGGCCCGACTCGTCGCGTCCGACCCTGTAAGTGATTGCCTCCTTGATCCCCTTCTCCTCCCCCGATCCCCAATTCCACCTCCTTCGCATAGATCAGAATCAGATGCgcctcccctccccttcccttcCCATGGGTTGCTTGCGGCATCTGTCTACCTGTTCACCTGCCCTTCCCCAACTTCTCAGCTTCATTCGCTAGTTGACTTCCACATAATCCATGCTTTCCCTTTTCCGCTCCCCgcgccccgccccccccccccccccccccccccccccccccggattAATCCCAatctccttttcttctcttcGTATAAAACAGCAACACCGTGCATCTGATTTCCTGTAATCTCTCTATGCAAGGTAGAAAAACTAACAAGTAAATGGATTTCGCAAACCATGGTTTACCAGCTCAATTCAGCTTTGACCGTTTCACCTCACCACCTTTTTCCTTAAATTATTCGGATTTAGAATATTCTTAGCTCCACTGCTGACTACCAATTTTCTCAGTGTTTCCCTGTGACCTCACGATGCTGACTCAAACCGATaaacttttgttttataataaaGTACAAACAGTAACCACGTTTTGACTTATTCTAGCATACATGATTGCTTTCCGGTTCCGAACTGGATACTCTTATCCTTGTGAGAAATTGTAATATTGTTGTTTTCTGTTTTAAAAAAGCAACACTAAGATTGTAACCGTCATTCTTTCTGTTTCCCTTGTTCCTATCCTAAAGGTTGTTTTTAATGTAAAAAGGCTAGCATTGAACCAAATAAACACCCAACCTTTGGTTATCAAGACAAGATATTGCATCAGTTTACAGTAGTTAAATTCTCTTTTGGAGAAGTTCGCTTACAATTCCACCTGCATAATACATAGGTCTTCCGCAAGGATAACAGGACCATGCTCTCCAGGAAGGACTTGTTTAAGGACACTCTAAGAAAGGCAGCCCACGCATGGAAGCGTATTGTCGAACTACGACTTACAGGTACCAAGTCGCACAGATTCCAATACCAACCAAAGAATTATCAAGCCATTTTTCTACATACAACAGTTTAACTGATGCTCTACTGTGTTATATTGCTGTGGATTGATAGAGGAGGAAGCAGGTATGCTGAGGCTATACGTAGATCAGCCTGGTTATGTTGATCTGCATTGGGTATGACTATCAACTTTTATTGCATCAGTATACATACTTATCATACCACGACGAATCCTTGTTGACCCTGCTGTGTGCTGATGTCTTCTGGAGTTAATACTGCTGGATGCTCAGCATATTGTTCTTGGGTTTCTGTAAAAATTAGTGCTGCTGGATGCTCAGCATATTGTTCTTCGGTTTCTGTAAAAATCAGGGCCTTTCATTTaataagaaacaaaaaaaagattcCTGCCATTGAATAACAGATAGTTTTTGTATAAGCTTCATCTATATTTTTCACCTACAAGTTACAAAAACTATGCCATCCTGCAGGGCATGTTTGTTCCTGCTATAAAAGGTCAAGGTACTGAGGAGCAGCAGAAGAAGTGGTTGCCTATGGCTTACAAGTTCCAAATAATTGGGTGCTATGCTCAGACTGAACTTGGTCACGGCTCAAACGTTCAGGGCCTTGAAACAACTGCTACATTTGATCCAAAGACTGATGAGTTTGTCATCCACAGTCCAACTCTTACCTCCAGTAAAGTAAAGTCCTGTGGATCAACTGCCTCCATATtgatttattaaaaaaactattCTTTTTCCTTTCCCTTTTTATGTTACTTTAGCCATTTGTGGCTTGTTTAAGATCTTGTCCACAATTCGTTACATCTATCTTCATGTCGGCAGTGGTGGCCTGGTGGCTTGGGGAAAGCTTCCACGCATGCAGTGGTGTATGCTCGGCTGATAACTGAAGGAAAGGACTATGGTATACATGGTAAGAGTGTTTTGTGTTTAGGTGACATTTAAGTGTTCTCCTAGTCTCCTTTGTTGCTTATACATGTCCTTGTCCCAGGTTTCATTGTTCAACTGCGAAGCTTAGAGGATCACTCCCCGCTTCCTGGTGTTACCCTGGGTGATATTGGTGGAAAATTTGGTAGCGGTGCGTATAACAGTATGGACAATGGTGTTCTGCGATTTGACCATGTGCGCATACCAAGGGATCAAATGTTGATGAGGTTCCTCCATTTGGCTATTATACTTTATTACAGCACTTTATCTGTTCCTTTTTTTTGGCAGCCTAACCATATTCAAACTTGTTTCCTTTTCTTTCTAGGCTTTCACAAGTTACTAGGGAGGGGAAATATGTTAATTCAGATGTCCCAAAGCAGCTGCTTTATGGGACAATGGTTTTTGTTCGTCAGACAATAGTCGCGGATGCTTCTAAGGCTTTGTCCCGTGCTGTTTGCATTGCTGTACGATACAGCGCCATCCGAAAGCAGTTTGGCTCTCAAGATGGTGGCCCTGAGACTAAGGTATTCTAAATTTCTAATACTGAGCCTTTTGTATTGCCATTTATTCATCTTCTCTTTTAATCTCTCAATGTATTTCTGAATACGCTATTCTGCTCAACTCAACTGGACTAGTGGAAAtggaaaataaataataaatgcgATATATGCACCAGGCAGGCATCAAAGCAATCGGACACCATCTGGCTGCTAGTAATAAATTGCTGACTGTTGACACCATATCATTATAGATATGCTCATAGTTATCTCAAGTACCAGTAGCAGTATCGTAACAATAAGCAGCTCAGCTGTTGCTGATTGATTTTCACTTTTATGTTGCAACTTTGTGGATAAACTATCCATAGTGCCTCTTAAAGTTTCCAATGTTGACTCTGTAGTTGTTCAGTATATGCTGTGGATTCTTCATAAAATAACATGCCTGTGAAGCATTCATGATACAATTATTGTCATTTATTTACATACTTGTGAATGGCTGTGCGATAACCATTTTTTGAATCAACTTCCCAGTGGTACTGCCTGTGCTTAACATGGATAATTTCTGCATCTTTTGGTTACCAACAAAAGGTGGCTAACGTATTCAAACTGGTTACAGGTCCTTGATTACAAGACTCAACAAAGCAGACTCTTTCCATTGCTGGCTtcagcatatgcatttagattcgtGGGTGACTGGCTCAAGTGGCTATACATGGATGTCACTCAGAAACTGGAAGCTAAAGACTACTCAACACTGCAAGAAGCCCATGCCTGTACTGCTGGTTTGAAGGCTGTGACGACATCTGCAACAGCTGTACgtataattaattaatttcagTATCGCCTTTTCTTATTTTTACAGGTTGTACATGAtggggggtattttgatttgctCTCTTTGGCTAAGTGGTTTGTAGAAGTCTTCACACTACTAAATGGGCGAATATTGCCTTCATCACTTCATCTTTCATAGGTATTTGTAGTTCATAAGCTTGGGCCATTTACCCAGACTGTCACTAGATGCTAATTTTCTGTTGACCCTAATGTTTTCCTGAAGCTCAACTCCATTTCTTAATGGAGGAAATTCTGGTCTGATTATCAAGCCATATGCATGTTGTGATGGTTTAGTCAGTATGTATAATGAAGGACTTTTGGCAAATCATTGTTCTTATGGCGAGTCCTGTCTTTTGTGCAGGATGCCATTGAAGAATGCAGAAAGCTCTGTGGTGGACATGGTTACTTGAACAGCAGTGGGCTTCCTGAATTGTTTGCTGTCTATGTTCCTGCTTGCACTTATGAAGGAGACAATATTGTTCTGCTTTTGCAGGTTTGTATGTTTCTGATGATATTAGCCAATAATCATAGTTTTGGCTACTGTTACTTGTTGAGTATGTGTGCCATGATAGATTGTGTTCCACATTAGTTAAAGAAAAAGACAGAAGCTGTTTTTGCTTTTCCTCTACTCCATTTTGGACAATGGTACAGTGATAGGCAACCTTTGGGGGTACCTGCAGGTTGCAAGGATTCTAATGAAGACTGTATCTCAATTGGCATCTGGAAAACAACCTGTTGGTACAATGGCTTACATGGGCAATGTACAATATCTGATGCAATGCAAATGTGCTGTTAACACAGGTACTTATTTAGGCTGGCTCATTATATTATCTCGTTCTCAGTTATATTTGATATTTGTTCCAGGCCTCTTGAGGATAATGCCTGTATTGATGATGGTAATCATTCATGTTTGGTGACTCAACAGCCGAAGACTGGCTTAACCCTGTTGCCATACAAGAGGCGTTTGAAACCAGGGCTCTCAGGATGGCAGTAAACTGTGCCCAGAACATAGGCCAAGCAGCAAGCCAAGAAGAAGGTAGTATTTATAACCAGCCAATACCACATTCTGTTTTCGTTTTCCAAATTGTAGTTGCTAAATTGGAACTACTGTACTAACGATGATGGCATGCCTTGCAGGTTTC includes these proteins:
- the LOC136527706 gene encoding peroxisomal acyl-coenzyme A oxidase 1-like isoform X1 encodes the protein MDAAAEVDHLAGERAAARFDVEAMKVAWAGSRHAVEVGDRMARLVASDPVFRKDNRTMLSRKDLFKDTLRKAAHAWKRIVELRLTEEEAGMLRLYVDQPGYVDLHWGMFVPAIKGQGTEEQQKKWLPMAYKFQIIGCYAQTELGHGSNVQGLETTATFDPKTDEFVIHSPTLTSSKWWPGGLGKASTHAVVYARLITEGKDYGIHGFIVQLRSLEDHSPLPGVTLGDIGGKFGSGAYNSMDNGVLRFDHVRIPRDQMLMRLSQVTREGKYVNSDVPKQLLYGTMVFVRQTIVADASKALSRAVCIAVRYSAIRKQFGSQDGGPETKVLDYKTQQSRLFPLLASAYAFRFVGDWLKWLYMDVTQKLEAKDYSTLQEAHACTAGLKAVTTSATADAIEECRKLCGGHGYLNSSGLPELFAVYVPACTYEGDNIVLLLQVARILMKTVSQLASGKQPVGTMAYMGNVQYLMQCKCAVNTAEDWLNPVAIQEAFETRALRMAVNCAQNIGQAASQEEGFYERSPDLLEAAVAHIQLIIVTKFIAKVQQDIPGHGVKEQLQNLCNVYALYILHKHLGDFLATGCITPKQGALANEQLGKLYAQVRPNAVALVDAFNYTDHYLGSVLGRYDGNVYPALYEEAWKDPLNETVVPEGYHEYLRPLLKQQLKLSRL
- the LOC136527706 gene encoding peroxisomal acyl-coenzyme A oxidase 1-like isoform X2; the encoded protein is MDAAAEVDHLAGERAAARFDVEAMKVAWAGSRHAVEVGDRMARLVASDPVFRKDNRTMLSRKDLFKDTLRKAAHAWKRIVELRLTEEEAGMLRLYVDQPGYVDLHWGMFVPAIKGQGTEEQQKKWLPMAYKFQIIGCYAQTELGHGSNVQGLETTATFDPKTDEFVIHSPTLTSSKWWPGGLGKASTHAVVYARLITEGKDYGIHGFIVQLRSLEDHSPLPGVTLGDIGGKFGSGAYNSMDNGVLRFDHVRIPRDQMLMRLSQVTREGKYVNSDVPKQLLYGTMVFVRQTIVADASKALSRAVCIAVRYSAIRKQFGSQDGGPETKVLDYKTQQSRLFPLLASAYAFRFVGDWLKWLYMDVTQKLEAKDYSTLQEAHACTAGLKAVTTSATADAIEECRKLCGGHGYLNSSGLPELFAVYVPACTYEGDNIVLLLQVARILMKTVSQLASGKQPVGTMAYMGNVQYLMQCKCAVNTAEDWLNPVAIQEAFETRALRMAVNCAQNIGQAASQEEGFYERSPDLLEAAVAHIQLIIVTKYSRTFLDME